The following nucleotide sequence is from Drosophila simulans strain w501 chromosome 3L, Prin_Dsim_3.1, whole genome shotgun sequence.
TAGGCGGCTGCTGCGAGGGAGAGGCAACGGGAGCGGCGGCGGAgagcagaaaacaaataaataacacgAGAAAAACTAGACGCTGCTACTGCTAATCAGGCAGAGAAAAGATATCACTGTCTCCGTCTGTCTCCGTCCCTTTCCCACTCTATGCCGCTCTATCGGGTGTGCGAAAAGCGAAGCTCAAATGCTGTCGCAGTGCTAGTGCTCTGTCTCGCTCCGGCTCTCTCCATCTTCTTTGCCCGCTATCACCGCTTGATAAGAAATGCGTTAATCTTTATTAagcgctgccgctgctcctgtgtgcgtgtgtattgTGTATTGGTGTGTATTCCGCTGGgcgcgtgcgtgtgtgcgtttgcGGAGTATTTACATGggagtttttcaatttctgcTGACAATTTCCGTTGGAAACTTTTCGCCAAGGAGGTGCTAACACTAGCAAAACTGGCAAAGTCCAAAcggaaaatgtaatttatgcaGTAAGCCGGAGAAACAGAAGCACAGAGAGTATGAGAACAGCAGGAAGaaagaaatagaaaaatcTGACCAAatctacaacaacaacagcttgTTGGATGACTCAATATTGCAGTGGAATAAAGGCTCTTTGTATCAAGGAAAAATCCCAGATCAATATAggaatatttgttttttccttGTGCCATTTATTGCATCCTCTTAgagcatatgtatgtacatatgtatgtagacATATTGTTCCAAGTTCCAGGAAAGTTGGTAAAAAAAAGAGTCATAATCACAGTGTTCGGGCTAAACTAATTTATCGAATAAATGAAGTCTGTATATTTGGATTTTAagcatatttttgtatattaccgaaaataataaaagtatgCTGCATCATAAATACCTTTGGATTTATAATGGTCGGGATATGACTTGTCAATCTGatatgtttttgaaatatctATTGCGAAATCATGAAAGCGTACGCTAAAGAAAATTGGacattgttttgtttgatgATATTCTAATAATCCATATCGTGTGAGTCAtggaaaatataatgaaattgATGTAACCTCATCTTTAATCCTGGCTTTAAATTGTTAACCCGACATTGATAAGAGACTAGTTAAAAGCAATTATGAAAACGTTTAACCTATTGactaaacaaaatgaaaatgaaattaaattaaagatcaactttttttttacgtttCCTGATGACCGTTGGTtgaatgttttaatttatttaaataatagcCATTTGAGCCATTCGTCTATATTGAAAACAATACACTTACACTTAAGGCAACCAAATTTGCAGTTACTATTTCCAATTGGTGACCGACCGTAAAGGTAAACAAAAGTGTAAACTGTTGCACACAGCCGAGAACAAATACACCACcgtgcacaaaaaaaagagcaacagATAGCGAGAGTGATCTTATTTATCAGTCGCACTTCGctatttttaaagcatttacgCCCAAAGCGGCAAATCACAAAAATCGGAAATAATTCCTAAGATTGTGCCAAAATAAAACcgtttttaagtttatttatagTCACAAGTGCAACTCTGTCGGTCAAAAATGGCAACCCTGGCGAGACAGAGCGAGCAAGTGAGAGCAAGAGCATCAGAGAGGGGGGAGAGGAGATCAGTTGTTGTGATAATGCAACGGGTGaagaaaacaaatgcaaaaagtttgtgcgtgtgtgcgcgAAAGTGCGTGAGCGGCGgtccaaacaaaaacaaaagcgcgGAGCAAAAacggttttctttttgtttcagtTTATGTTCCTATTGTTGTAGCTTGGTTTTTTGCTGTTCCAACGACGTGACAAGTGCAAAGAGCGCCAAATTGGACATTTTTATGCATGGGCCGCCAGTGCATTGTGAAACTTTTCCGACTTTGCCTTTATTGCTGTGCATTTGTTTTATCACTGCAGCACTTTTGCCATTGCGATCGTGTGGGTGCCGctactttgtgtgtgtgcgtttgtgtctGCGTTTTCGAAAGAGCAATTCAGAACGCAATTAACACTGACGGCGCCCATGCTGGTTATCAATTAGATCACAAATTCACTGTGTACCATTTTATTCAAAACGAATTAAGAACCGCATCATGTTGTTCTTTCCAAACGGTTATTTCGAATTTACCGCTTCTCTGGCTGCGCGATTCGTCCgcgttttccgttttccgtcGCGACTACCTACCCGATTTTGAATATGTGATGTAGCAGTGTGGCCAGTGCGTTGGGCCAATTCCCGTAACTCTCGTCCATCAACTTTCTGTGGTATTTTTAAGTACTGGTAGCGCGGTCACACCGCTCTGGCGCTCTCTTAATTGCTCTCTTGAATGTACATAGCGGAGACATCCACCACGCTTAGCGAGGACAacttcatattttaaatatttcttatgttgaatttattttcttttctttgcgTGTCAGACTTAGCGTTGATATGTTATGACAGTTCAATAAAGTAGAACATAaactattaaatatatatttccatacAGGTTTGGCAATGTATTTCATACAGCTGTTTCTTGATGCCAGGGAGTCAAGACATGAACTAGTTCATTAGGCCTGAACTACTGCTCGCCATCCCTGAAGAACAAAGTTTACTCAAATCGAAAGCAATTGTTTATTAAGCTGCAAATATACTCgtggaaaaaatcaaaacaaccatgaacaacaacaagtgtTGAAACTATTACTAACTAGTCGCTAGTTTAAAGCAAAGTGCGTTGACATTAACCAGTTatggaaaaccaaaagcacTCGTGAACTAAGAAAACAGATAAAAGGTGATAAAGGTGTGTTTATCGCGCTGCTAATAATGTAGATAGTGTCTAATAGATTAATTTTCGCGGAAATCGGATCGGGAAAGCAGTGGAGCCTGGGAAAATGCCCTGTTGGAGCTCCCAAAGGCCAAGTGGCGTCACTAAAAACATCGTATGATCCGGTCGAGCCCTCTGATTGGTTGAAAGCGCTTACGCATGCTTTCCCGGtcgcgtatgtgtgtgtgcagtgcACAGTGGTCCAAGAGCGATGTAAAAGCttagaaatttttaaaatattcgcCTTTTTGAAATTTGCTCTAGTCTTAAAACATGAGATAGCCAATAATATCTCaagattttgtattttgttattatttaaactaCGAACTAATTTTGTTTGGCTAGTTTTATAAAACAAGTTATTACATCTGTAATTTTAAGGTCCGAAATTGGTTCACTTTAGAGTTGAGTACaattaaaagatttatttaaactttgtTACGtctattaaaaattgtaatataaAAACCCATTTTAATGTGTTATCAAAGTTGCAAGTGGCCACTGTGGATAATGgttaataaaatgaaattatgtgattataaacatatataatacaaatttgaacacgattgaaaattattatgcaCGTCTACAAATGTAATCTTTGTTTTTCCCGGCACCAACATACTTGTCCCACTGTTGTTATTGCGCCGCATAGAAGTTTAATAAACAATCCTCAAATgtacaaacatacataaatatgcacataCGTGGGCCCGCCAGTATTTAATTTCGAACCGTTTTTGTCGCTTTCATCAGCAGCATTCGCAATGGACACGACACTGATGAACTTCATAGACGCTCCGATGGACGAGTCCATGGATTTGTTCAAAGCGGAGGATGTCTTCGAACCGTTCGACGCCGACCTGCACCCGGACATGCTGGACATTATCCTCAACGACATGGACCTGGCGCCGACGCAGATGTACAACATGCTGCTGGACGAGCCTCGAACGCATCCCCAGCAGACGCAGTCCGTGGATCAGCAGCCGCAGTCCGTCGAGCAACAGCCGCACGTGAAGAGCGAGCACTCTTCGCCAGTGCACATtaaggaggagctgcagcagcagcagcagcaacaacagtcgcCGCTGCTCGTCTACAAGCCGGATCCCCTCATAGCCCCGAGCTACAATTGTccccagcaacagcagacgGGCCTTTTAAAGGCTGCCCAGCCAACGGCCACCATACATCACATGGACGCCCAGCGACTGCCACCGAACGCGACGGTGTATACCCCATCTCTGGGCAGTAGCTTTGTGTACCAGTCCATGTCCCCGCCCACGTCGCCGGTGGAGTCTGCGTCCCAGAATGTGAATGTCATGCAGCCCgttgctgcagctcctgctcctgctcctttggcCCAGCAGTCGTATCCGCAACCCTTCATTACGTACAACTCTAAGGCCGGAATGACCTCCGATGAAGCCATGTACTTGCTCTTGCAGCCCACGGTGGCCAGTCCAACGCCATCTCCACCTGTAGCTCCACCACCGACAAGCACAGGTAGTCGGGCTAGCAAGGTGCGAGTGGCACCACTGGCTCCTTCACCTGCCGCTATGGAAGTCCAAGGCAAGGTACCTATCAACCGGGTTCAACCCAAGGTGAAGGAAGTAAAGCGCTCGGCCCACAACGCCATCGAGCGGCGCTATCGCACCTCAATCAACGACAAGATTAACGAGCTGAAGAACTTGGTGGTGGGAGAGCAGGCCAAGCTGAACAAGTCCGCAGTACTGCGGAAATCCATAGACAAGATTCGGGATCTGCAACGCCAGAATCACGATCTGAAGGCAGAGTTGCAGCGCCTGCAGAGGGAGCTAATGGCCCGCGACGGCTCCAAGGTGAAGGATCTACTTCAGCTGGGCACACGGCCTGGTAGAGCATCCAAGAAGCGACGCGAGAGCTCGCAAACCTTTACCACGGATGCCGGACTGACGCCGCCACGCAGCGATGAATCGGATCCTTCGCTTTCGCCCATGCATTCGGACATCTCGTTGCCGCCATCACCCTATGGTGGATCCACGGCCAgctgcagcagtggcagcagcagcagcaatgaaGAACCACTGGTGGTGCCAAGCTCTATGCGCGGCATGGCCACCCACTCGCGCCTCGGACTCTGCATGTTTATGTTTGCCATCCTGGCCGTCAATCCCTTCAAGACCTTCCTCCAGCGCGGCCACTATGGCAGTAATGATGATCTTGGCGACATGAGCGGTCAAAGACGCATTCTCTCTTACGACGTGGAAGGTATTTAGCCTAGCATCctgattttgttaaattttactAAAGGCTTTTCTTTGATTTAGGTGAAGGTTTTGCTGTCTGGCAGCAGAGTTCCTGGATATGGCTATTGAACTTCACGCTGATGCTTGGCTGCTTGGTGAAACTTCTGGTTTACGGTGATCCGCAGCTGGACTCACAGACGGACGCCTACTGTCAGCACAGGCAGCGGGCTGATTTCTATTTCGGCCAAGGACAGTCGGCTCAGGCCTACGCTGGTTACCTCAACTGTCTGCATATGTTTGGATTAAGTCTGCCGGCGTCACGCTTGGAGTGTTACTTGCAGACCACGTGGCAGTTTCTTCGGTTTCTCTTCCATCGCCTCTGGCTGGGTCGGGTGCTGTCGCGGCGCACTGGTGGGCTGTTTAGCAACGCCGCCAGCAGGAAACAGGCGCTGGCCTCTGCACGCGAACTGGCCCTGCTCTTCAACCGACTGAATCAATTGCAACTGACTGGAAACGGAGGCCGCGGTGATATGAACGGCATTATGATGGCACTATTCGCCAGCAACATGGCTGAAGTGGCGCACAATCTACTGACACCGCGCGAGACCATCTGCATCCACGTAATGACAGCGTTGCGAATGAAGCGCAGTGCCCCCAAGTGGTTGCAACAGCTCTTCGCCCGATACTACATGAGCCGGGCTCGTCAAGAGTGCGGTCGCACTAGGGCCACCGAGCAAACGCAGGAGCTACGTTGGGCATTCACAGCCTATGGATATCGCTACTGCGCCACGCACGTCTTCACGTACGATCTGAGCGACTCCGGCGAACAGGATGGATTCTTCACACGTCTTAGGAATCCATGTGATCCCGCTGCCCACGTTATGAAGGTAAGTTGGACAGAATTTCTAGTTTATCACACGATTCAAAACTAATTGGTTATTTTTCAATGACCCAGCAATATCGTGAGCATTTGCTGTTTAAGGCCATTCAGTGTCTGGTAGGAGCGGGCCACAAGTCGGGAGGCCTGCCCACATCTTCTGTCAGCGGAGAGGCGGAacagttgcagcaacagcagcacagCGGCACCATTGTCAGCAATGTTCTCAAGTACACGTCCCTGCTTAAGGACACTCTGTGGGCTGATGAGGATGAGCGGGATACAAACGTGGTGTGGTGGGCCGATGTTTTGGAGACCGCAGTGCACTGGCTCCTAGGTGAAGACACGCTGGCCGAGCAATTGTACGGCAGGATCAAGCAAATGCCCACGCAGCTGCAACAGTGCGGCGAAAACGATCATCTGCCCAAGGCGCTGCATGCAGTGCTGCGAGCTAAGATGATCTTACTAAAGTGAGTATACGTAGGACCAttaatgaaaagaaaaaggcTAATCATTCCACACCATTGCAGAAACAATGGCAACGCACTGGACAAAAGTCTCAAGCAATTGGTCAACATCCTCTGCGATGAGTCGAGTGTGCAGCTCCAAGAGTGCTTGACTGTTAACCGGATCACCGACGCCAAGGGCATAAAGCTGGTAAGAATGTGTGCACCCCAAACAATCAGTCATTGGCGACTGAGTGCCACCAGACTCCTCCTCCGGAGATGACACGAAGGTGCATTGTAGTCGCATTGTCTGTCCCAATTGCTTCAGGCAATACAACTTCAGTGCAAGCTCTGTGCATTTCACACACAACGCCGAATGTCTCTGGCAAAAGTCGCCAAGTTTTAGAAGCGCACTAATTAATCAATCTTTCTATCTATTCTATGCAGCTTTTCCAGTTGCTCACCTGCGATTGGCTGCTCGAAACTAGGACTGCTCTGTGGGAGCTGGAGCACATGAATATGGAGGATGATGGCTTCTACCAAGTGCCCGGTGAAGTGCTCGAGAAGTTCCAGACCGATTTGAACTCGTTGCGCAGCATTGTGGAGAATATCCCGGTATATGCCAAAATCCTTACCCTTAAATCCTTAACTTGAGCTTGTAAACTCCTGCCATTTCAGAACGCCCAATCGCGCATATATTTGTACGAGGCAGTTTGTCGCCTGATGGCTGGAGCCTCACCGTGTCCAACGCAACAGCTCTTGGACAGGAGTCTGCGATCACGCAACGCCCACTCGTCTATCTTCTGCGGCAGCAAGGATCGGCGGCACCAGAACTTCGTGGGCGGAGAGCGGGAACGGGCGTCGGCCATGTACGTGGCCTGCAAGTATCTTCCTCCGGCGCTGCTCAGCTCCCCGGGTGAACGTGCTGGCATGTTAGCCGAGGCGGCCAAGACCCTGGAGAAGGTGGGCGACAAGCGGAAGCTGAAGGAGTGCTACCAGCTGATGAAGTCGCTGGGCAACGGCATTGGCAGCGTGAAGGCTTAGGATAGTAGTGAAGTACATAACCATAAGTGGCACGAACGTGGTGTGGATTTTCAGCAAATGAATACCCGTTTGCTATTCAAAGGAATTACAAATTCCTAGGTCTTTATAGTTAcgcttttcctttgttttccacGCCCGGTTATGCTTAgattgtaattttaaaattatttaatacggacattttatttgtttattatttaccgTACACGTTAAACGtatttataacaataaatattttaacagaCTTACAAGGCCTTTTATTGTTTACTGGTGCATGCACCTAATTTGTTAAATACATAATTCATGGCAAACCTATTAGTAGCGACTGCAAAGCGAGCTCTTTTtcttaatataaaatgaaatattcttCGATTCGTCGGTCATTTTACGTCCGCAGAGTTTTGTTAGTCGGGTGCATAAAAGGGTAAGTAGTATATATTACACTTAACTAAATCTACAAAAAGAGCACAATGCATATGTACAAAATAAtacacacagaaaataatatacattCCTTACTTATTATTTAGGCACAATTCAAGTGGAAAAATCTGTGAAATGGAGAACTTGTTGGTAGAGTCAAATTACTGGAGCACTGTGCTTAGTTTTTTTGGTAGGTTGT
It contains:
- the LOC6738733 gene encoding sterol regulatory element-binding protein 1 — its product is MDTTLMNFIDAPMDESMDLFKAEDVFEPFDADLHPDMLDIILNDMDLAPTQMYNMLLDEPRTHPQQTQSVDQQPQSVEQQPHVKSEHSSPVHIKEELQQQQQQQQSPLLVYKPDPLIAPSYNCPQQQQTGLLKAAQPTATIHHMDAQRLPPNATVYTPSLGSSFVYQSMSPPTSPVESASQNVNVMQPVAAAPAPAPLAQQSYPQPFITYNSKAGMTSDEAMYLLLQPTVASPTPSPPVAPPPTSTGSRASKVRVAPLAPSPAAMEVQGKVPINRVQPKVKEVKRSAHNAIERRYRTSINDKINELKNLVVGEQAKLNKSAVLRKSIDKIRDLQRQNHDLKAELQRLQRELMARDGSKVKDLLQLGTRPGRASKKRRESSQTFTTDAGLTPPRSDESDPSLSPMHSDISLPPSPYGGSTASCSSGSSSSNEEPLVVPSSMRGMATHSRLGLCMFMFAILAVNPFKTFLQRGHYGSNDDLGDMSGQRRILSYDVEGEGFAVWQQSSWIWLLNFTLMLGCLVKLLVYGDPQLDSQTDAYCQHRQRADFYFGQGQSAQAYAGYLNCLHMFGLSLPASRLECYLQTTWQFLRFLFHRLWLGRVLSRRTGGLFSNAASRKQALASARELALLFNRLNQLQLTGNGGRGDMNGIMMALFASNMAEVAHNLLTPRETICIHVMTALRMKRSAPKWLQQLFARYYMSRARQECGRTRATEQTQELRWAFTAYGYRYCATHVFTYDLSDSGEQDGFFTRLRNPCDPAAHVMKQYREHLLFKAIQCLVGAGHKSGGLPTSSVSGEAEQLQQQQHSGTIVSNVLKYTSLLKDTLWADEDERDTNVVWWADVLETAVHWLLGEDTLAEQLYGRIKQMPTQLQQCGENDHLPKALHAVLRAKMILLKNNGNALDKSLKQLVNILCDESSVQLQECLTVNRITDAKGIKLLFQLLTCDWLLETRTALWELEHMNMEDDGFYQVPGEVLEKFQTDLNSLRSIVENIPNAQSRIYLYEAVCRLMAGASPCPTQQLLDRSLRSRNAHSSIFCGSKDRRHQNFVGGERERASAMYVACKYLPPALLSSPGERAGMLAEAAKTLEKVGDKRKLKECYQLMKSLGNGIGSVKA